The stretch of DNA TTGATGAAGGAAATAACATGTTCTTTAAAGCTATTCCAATCGGTGTTGTACACATAGAGATCTTTGCTGCGTTCAACTAATTCGGATACGTGAGGTTGCGTAAGAAGCCATTCTGGATCATGGTTCCACAGTTTGGTATAGACAGGATTAAATAATTTTAATTTACCATCACTACCGAAGACGGATACCCCTTCCTGGAGGTGATCAAGGCTGGTACGTTGTACTTCAATTAAGGTATTATACGAACGCTCAAGGGCAAGGCGCTCAGTGAGGTCTTCATAGGTAAAAATAAGGCCGCCCATAGCATAGGGAATAGCAACGACGCGAAGCGTATTGCCGTTGGGAAGATAATAAAATTCATTATGAGGGCTGGTTAATTCGCCAAAAAGTTTAAGCTGGCTTTCCTTAAAGATAAGGAAATTCGCTTGCTCTGGTAATTTACGTTCATCGCGTAATTTGGATAAAAATTCACTATAAGTGGGATGGGTTGCCAACCATTGTTCATCTAAGCCCCATAAGGCAAAGAAAGCATGGTTATAAAACTGAATGCGTGTATCGCTGCTAAATAAGGCAACGGCGCTGGTCATCGATTCAAAAAAATCCGATTGTGCTTTGATATGGCTGTTAATATCGTTTGTTAAAACTTCTTGTGCGGTGATATCAATGGCATATCCATTGAGACTGGAGAAATCGCTTGAGGGCACTTCCATAATTGAAAAAAGCCGACGTTCTCCTTCAATGATAACGTGATGGTTTTCACTGGTTGTCTTTTTATTGGCAAGAGCCTTTTGCCCTAAGTGCCTGCCGGTCCGGCATAATTCGGGTATGGCTTGTTTTTCCTCGGAAGTGCCACCTATATGGTAATCGACGGCCTGGCAATAGCTGCTGTTGCAAAAGGTAATATCCAGATTTTCATTGCGCTGCCACATAGGGAAGGGGGCGGCATTGGCCAGCATTAAGTAATGTTCGGCCTGTTGCTGCAATGTCGTGTGATGGCGCTGTAATTCCTGGTCTTGCACGATAATGGGCGTGACTTCCCAGAAGTAAAAGGTGATTTGGTGAGGTTTGCCAATGTCAGTAAAATCAAGATGCGCATAACAATCGACAAAACGATTTTGATCCTGGATGGAGGTTTGCAGCGTCATACTGAAATTATGCTGTTTGACGATGCAATCCTGGCAGGCTTGCAGGAAATGGCTTTGGTCTGCCCCTGAAAAATAAGAGGCTAATTGTTCCAATGATCGAATGGGGGTAATGATATGCAGGAGCGTGTGCAGATTAATTACCTGCGCTTTTTTTTCATTAATATCCCAGATGACATAACCGAAAGGATTATGTTTTCCTTTTGGCAAAAACGGCACTGAGGGCGATTGTTTGATTCGCTCCAATAGATAATTGGCCGCAAAACCAATCAGTCCACCCACCATCAAACCGCCCGCTCCCAGCGCAACAAACGCTATCCCCATACACTCAACCATCCCCCTAAATGTACTCAATCTTTATATCAATAATGATAAGGCCAAATGACCTTTTTGATCAATATCGATACTAAGATATACCCGATGCTCAGGCAATTTAATTAGTCTAACGTCTATTTTTTTGAAGTGCAACTCTGCAATACTGTGATTCAGACACCGAAGCGAATGAATTGCGCTGGATTTCCACGCGATTCTCCGTCATCTTCAGCCCATGTAGCGTAAGCGTAATGGGCTGGAGATCCAGCGCAACACTATTTTGCGACTAGCAAAATTCCATACTACTGTGATTCAGGCGCGGAAGTGAAGGAATTGCGCTGGTCGCGCAATCAGTGTTGTGCTGGATTCCACGCGACTCTCCGTCATCTTCAGCCCATGTAGCGTAAGCGTAATGGGCTGGAGATCCAGCGCAACACTATTTTGCGACTAGCAAAATTCCATACTACTGTGATTCAGGCACGGAAGTGAAGGAATTGCGCTGGTCGCGCAATCAGTATTGCGCTGGATTCCCACACTCCGTCATACTCAGCAATCTTAGTATCGATAATGATCCGGCTTGAATGGGCCTTGTGGGCTAACGCCGATATACGATGCTTGCTCCTCAGACAAAGTCGTGAGTTTGACACCTAATTTTTCTAAATGCAGCCATGCAACTTTTTCATCCAGATGTTTAGGAAGCGTGTACACCTTGTTCTCATATTGATGATGATGATTCCAGAGTTCTAATTGAGCCAGTACTTGGTTGGTGAAGGAGGTGCTCATCACAAATGAAGGATGCCCTTTTGCACACCCAAGATTCACCAAACGGCCTTTTGCCAACAGGATGATTGACTTGCCATCGGCAAAAAAGATACGGTCTACTTGCGGTTTGACTTCTTCCCAGCGCAGGTTCTGCAGGGATGCCACATCGATTTCGTTATCAAAGTGTCCGATATTGCAGACGATGGCCTGATCTTTCATCGCACGCATATGCTCAAGGGTAATAATGCCAAAGTTTCCAGTGGCCGTTACAAAAATATCGGCAATAGGAGCGGCATCTTCCATGGTGAGTACTTCATAACCTTCCATCGCTGCCTGTAAGGCGCAGATAGGATCGATTTCGGTAATCAATACGCGAGCACCCTGGCCACGCAGCGCTGCTGCACAGCCTTTACCCACGTCGCCATAACCAGCAACAACGCATTTCTTTCCAGCAAGCATAATACCGGTAGCGCGTTTAATACCATCAGGCAGGCTTTCGCGGCAACCATATAAATTATCAAATTTAGATTTAGTAACCGAATCATTGACGTTGATTGCCGGCATGCAAAGCTTGCCTTGTTTGGCCATGTCGTAAAGACGCAACACACCGGTAGTGGTTTCTTCGGAAACGCCTTTAATCTGTTTGGCGATGTCCGGGTAGTGCTGGTGCACGATCTGGGTTAAATCGCCGCCATCATCCAACAGCATGTTAGGTGTCCAGCCATTGGGGCCGTGGATGGTTTGTTCAATACACCAGTCATATTCTTCTTCGGTTTCGCCTTTCCACGCAAAAACTGGGATACCCGCAGCGGCAATCGCAGCAGCAGCTTGATCCTGGGTAGAGAAAATATTGCAAGAACTCCAGCGGATTTCTGCACCGAGGTGAATGAGGGTTTCAATCAGTACGGCTGTTTCAGTTGTCATATGCAGGCAACCCGTAATGCGCGCACCTGCAAGCGGTTTGCTTTGGGAATATTCGGCACGGAGGGCCATTAAGCCTGGCATTTCTTTTTCGGCGATAGAAATTTCCTTACGTCCCCACTCGGCCAGGGATATATCAGCCACTTTATAATCGTGACCAGAGGGGTGTATGTTGATTGCTGTATTCAGGTGTGACATAATAGATCCTCTATTTAACGTGAGATTAACAAAGAACCGATACCATAGCAGCGAATCATCCTTTTGTGAAGCCTGTGGAACAACGTTTAAACGATAGATTATCGAATTATTGGAACCGCTTGTGTAAAGACGGGCGTATTCCAGCGATTGAAAGCTTCAATTCTGGGGCCATGGCCGATATTTGGCAGCAATGTGCCAAAATATCGGTGACAGAGGCGGGAACGCGAACCTACTATTTTGAATTTATGGGTGAAAGTTTGGCCAAAGTCCTTGGTAAAAGCATGTCCGGGGAGAGGGTGATTGCCAACATGCTGACCTCACCCAAATTTAAGCTCATCCACCATCTTGATTCCTTGGTGGCTAAAACACAGCCAACGACCGAAGAAGGCCAATTTGTGAATGAAAAGAGCAAGGTAGTCAAATACCGTTCGATTATTTTGCCTTTTGGCAAGGATAACGAGCATATCACCCATTTTATCCTTGGGGTGTCCTGGCGGGAGTTTTAGTGGAGTCCCTTATGATGATTCATCACCATATTGCTTTAGTACAATGAGCAAACGTTTAATTAAATTAAATGCTGTCGTTGCCAAACTGTCGTTAGGAGCATGCTAACTGATTTCCTGAGGTCATAATGAATTCTTTTCTAAATGGGCAATGATGAATCCTCTTTAATTTTGGGTTCGTCCACTCTATATTAACCTCAATGTTGGAAAGGAACGTGTGATCACAATGCCTTTTCTAACGTGTGGTAATATGACATGAAAAAGAGGTTCTCTCGATGAATGAATCCATGAGCAAATTTTTAATTAAATTAGGTGTCGTTGTTGCCTATCTGCCCTTAGGCATGATCTTAACTGATTTTCTACGGCCCCTATGGCTTTGGGTTGAGGAATCCTTTGGAATTAAGTCGATGGGAACCGAGTATCCTGTTGCGTGGTGCTATCTGCTTACATATCTGGCGTTAGCCGGCATTTTTTACCTGGTGATTACCCGGTTTAACAAAACAGTCTAATGCGTTGGTTACGGCTGTATTGTGTCTTCCGGCAGCGCTTTATAGTGCTGAAGGAATTGTTTAACGCAGGTTGCTAAGACACCGATTTCAAAGTCGGTATGATGATAATGATCAAAGAAAACGGCTTTCTTTGGCTCGTTGGCAACGCCATAGAGTTCTTTACCAAATTTGATGGGGATGGTTTGGTCTTCTGCTCCGTGCATAATCAATAGGGGGGCGTGGACTGAACGTATTTTGCGGATGGATAAAAATTTATCGCGAAGCAACAGGCTGGTAGGAATAAACGGATAATTTTCGTGGGCTAAATCCAGAATCGAAGAATAGGGCGCTTCCAGCATAATGGCTTTGACAGGGAATTCAGTAGCCATGTGCACGGCAACGCCGCTTCCTAATGACTCACCATAAATAACAATGTGATCCAAAGGCAAGGCAAGATTATGGATTAAATAGCGTAAGGCGGCGCGGCCATCTTCATAAAGTCCTTGTTCGGTAGGCGTGCCTTTACTATCGCCATATCCACGGTAACTGATAGCCAAGATGCCTAGCCCTAGTTGAGAAAAGGCCCGCAGTTTTTCGGCACGGTCGCCAATATGGCCTTTATTACCGTGAAAATAGACCATCGTTGGATACCCGGTTCCTTTGGGAGCAATGTACCAAGCCGTTAATTTTACACTATCGGTGGTTTCCAGTGAAAGCCGTGAAGCACTATCGAGTTTGAAATCATGGGGGTTCATGATGGCTATTTCAGGGCGGAATACAATGCGTCTCTGGAAAAGAAACATTCCCAGACAGAGCGCACTGTAGGCAATAAGGATGATGGCAATTAACTTTATCATAGGGTTATTATAAGGGCGATGGCATTTAAGAAAGGTAAATGTATCGTTATTTTTTAAGAGAATCTTTATCAAGTTTAGTTGGGGTCTCGTTTGCGGGAACGAGTTTTTTTTCGTTGGGTGTTATGCCAAACATGCGTTCAAAATGATAATTAAACTCAGCTCCATAAATAAAGATCATATTGACGATATAGAAAAAAAGCAGCGTAATAATCATACCGCCCAAGCTTCCATAAATAATATTAACCTGATGAAAATGGCTAATATAGAGGGTTAGGATATTCGCCGCTCCCAACCAACCAATGACCACTAAAAAGGCTCCAGGCAGCACGGTAAGGCTGCGTTGCCTGCAATTGGGAAGCATGTAATAAAGGATAGAAATCCCTATGAATAAGATAAAACCAGCGACTAGGGTCCGTATGGTAGAGACGGTGAGATCAAACGCATTCGTATGCAGCAATGAATGTATCTTAATCCAAAGGGCCGGAAGGAAGATAAAGGCAACCATCGCAATGAACAGGGCAACGGTAATAGAGAAAAATTCAATGATGCTGAAAAATCGTCGTAATAGATAATTGGGAGGTGTCCCTACCCGATATGCGCGATTTAAAATGGTTTTGAGACCTTCTACCGATGACGAGGCCGTCCAGATAGCGCCAACGATAGCAAGGGTGAGTAATCCTTGAGGCGGCCCAGAAAGTATCTCATGTATTCTAGCCTGTAAAGCCTCTGTAAATTGGGGGGGGATTGTGCCAAAGACATATTCAATAAACAAGTAGGCAAGGCTGGTATCGCCGATGGCCCCTAAAACAGAAACGAAGAAAACCAGAAAAGGAAAAAAGGATAACAGGGCCAGAAACGAAAGATACCCTGAATGCTCGACCCCATCATGCAGAATTAAGTCGCGCGCGGCCTTATAAAAACAGCTCAAAAATTGTGTGGTAGACCATGCCATGATTTTTCGTTCCCAATTATCCGTATTAACCTAACCGATATCAAATTATTTTTCAATGCGGTATAGGATTGTTTTGCCTCGTAAAATCTGGTTAAATGGTGGGCACGAACGTTTAGGAGCTTGAATCTATGCATGATGAGACACGTCTGGTCCATACAGGGCGAAATCCTCTCAAACAACAAGGCGCCGTTAATCCACCTATCGTCAGGGCATCAACGGTTGTGTTTCCTAGCCTGAATGATTATGAAAAAGGTGGGAAAGGTGAGGCTTTTTACCCAGTCCTCAGTGATGCAAAGGGGATGGATCATAGCTATGGTATTACTGGAACCTCCACTGTCTTTGCCGCCGCTACAGCCGTTGCAGAAGCAGAAGGAGGAAAATATGGGTTGTTAACCCCTTCTGGATTGTCTGCCGTTACGTTGGCGTTGCTGTCGTTTTTAAGTGCAGGGGACCATGTCTTGATAACCGATGCGGTCTATGGGCCAACCCGCCGTTTTAGTAAACAGACCCTGCAAAGGTTGGGGGTTGAAACAACCTATTATGATCCATTGATCGGGGAAGGCATTAGAGACCTTATCAAGCCAAATACTAAAGTGATTTTCTTAGAAAGTCCTGGTTCGCTGAGCTTTGAAGTACAGGATATTCCGGCAATCGTTGCCATTGCCAAAGAAAAAAATATCATAACAATGATCGATAATTCGTGGGCGAGCCCACTTTATTATAAACCTTTCAGCCATGGTATTGATGTTTCTATCCAGGCTTTAACAAAATATGTAGGAGGACATTCAGATCTCTTGGCTGGCAGTATTACCACGCTAGAGGAAAAGCATTTCCAAACACTCTATGCAACCTATAGAAGTACAGGAATGGCTATTAGTCCGGCGGATTGCTACTTGATTCAACGTGGCATACGGACATTAGCGGTACGTTTGGAGAAACATTTTCAATCAGCACAGCTTGTTGCCAACTGGCTAGCCAATCACCCTAACGTCGAGCAAGTGTGGTATCCTCCGCATCCATCGCACCCGCAACATGCGATTTGGAAAAGGGATTTTCTGGGGGGATCAGGTCTGATTGGCTTTGTTCTGAAGGAAAAGCACAGCCACGAGTCGGTTTCGCAGATGGTTGATCCGATGAAATACTTTGCCATCGGTGCATCCTGGGGGGGGTATGAAAGCCTCATTTTGGATATTGATATTCAGTCGGCAAGGAGTGTGACTTCTTCGCGTTTTAAAGAAATCGGAACCTACCTCCGCATTCATGTTGGATTGGAGCATCCTGATGATTTAATAAGTGACCTAAAGGCCGGATTTGCCAGGCTTTAGGCATATATTGAAAAAACAATTAAAAATTCACGGTGGGGTAGAAATAAGGTATTGATTTTATTTTTTTATCGGATAATATCAGACTTAAGATTTAATCTACGGCCGCGTAGGCTGGTGGTGAAAGTCTTGTTTTAAAAGGTAATATAAGGATATACTTATGAAAAAAGTACTCGTTGCATTGACCGTATTGCTCTCTTTGGCGGCTTGTGGTCAGTCTGAAAATAGCCAAAACTCTGAACAACCAGCACAAGAGCAAGCTGCTCCTGCTGCTGAGCAACAAGCTCCTGCTGCAGAACAGCAAGCTGCTCCTGCTGCTCAGCCTGCTGCTGAACAACCTGCTGCCGCTGCGCAAGCTCCTGCTGGTGAACAACCAGCTGCTGCTCCAGCTCCAGCTGGCGAACAGCCTGCTGCTGCTCCAGCTGCACCTGCTGAAGCTGCTCACTAATCTGAGCTGTTTTACAGAAATTAAAAGGGCTAGCTTCGCTAGCCCTTTTTTTTATTGGTGCTTGCTTCCTTTGATAAAATGTCCTAAAAAAAAGACATGTATACACGCAAACCCATCATTGTTATCGGAGCCGGTTTAAGCGGATTAGCTGTTGCTGCTGCTATGGCAGCCTTGCGACTACCAATTGTGATTCTTGAAAAACAAGATGAAGCATCATACCGTAAACCCTTTCAGGATGGACGCTCACTTGCGGTTTCGCTTGGATCATCGCAGTGGCTTGAATCATGGGGCGTATGGGGAAATGTGTTTGAAGATGCCCAACCCATCTTGGATATTCGCGTTGTTGATAAATCATCCCCCCAATCCATCCATTTTGAAAATAGTAAACAAGGGTTACCGATGGGATATATATGTCCTATCGATTCGATTAAGGAAGGCTTGCTTAAACAACTAGCCACCTATCCCTGGGTAACTTTCCAATTTAATACGACCATTCTCAAACTGGATAATCAACGGTCGGAAGTTAGCGTGACATTGGAAGACGGTAATACGATTGGTGGAGAATTAGCAGTCCTGGCTGATGGAAGGCTATCGCAGTTCAGGGAGGCGTTGGGTATTAAATCGATTGTGGTACCGTATCGACAATCGGCACTTAGCTTTACGATATCACACGAAATGGCTCATGGTGGTTTGGCTTTAGAACGTTTTCTACCCGATGGCCCCTTTGCTGTTTTACCAATGAAAGGAGATTATCTATCTTCAATTGTTTTTACATTACCAGAGGCAGTGGCTCCGCTCTATCTGACTATGCCAGAAGCCGAGTTTAATACAGTATTACAGGAAAGGGTAGGGGATTATTTAGGCAAAGTATCGTTGCATAGTAAGCGTTTTTCCTATCCTTTGCGACTGGCGTATGCAAGCTGCTTTTATAGTAACCGTGTGGCGTTGATCGGTGATGCTGCTCATGGAGTTCATCCACTGGCAGGGCAGGGATTTAATTTAGGTATCCGTGATATAGCCTGTTTAGTTAAGCAAATAAATAAAGCGCAATTGGTTGGCTTAAGTATTGCCAATGATAAAGTGCTGAGAGATTATCACCGATTGAGGCAAGGTGATAGTTTGGCGATGACGCTGGCAACGGATGCAATCAACCGCCTATTTTCAAATAATCATTTGCCGCTATCCTTGCTGAGAAGAATGGGTTTAAGTGCGGTTAATCGAATTGATCCGCTCAAAGATTATTTCATGCGGCATGCGATGGGAGTGACCAGTTTTTTGCAGCCTGAAGAGGTGTAAGAGACAACGTGTTATGTGAACGCAATCAGCGGTTACTCGTAACAAGCAATGATAATCACCAAAAACCCAAGCGTACATAATACTTGAATTAATAACGATCCAGCTGACACAAGTCCAATGAACATCAAGCCGCTGGTGATCAAGCAAGCCACTCCTGGTGACATAAACCACACCCGGAACGTTTGGATGACAAGGCCAAGAAACACCAGTAACGTTCCACAAAACGCCCATGCATAGGCAGGATGCTTATAAAAGAAATTAAGAAACAGTGAAACGTCCATAAAGAGTGAATGGATCCTTAAAAGTTATTTTAGTGTCTCCAAATAACGGATAACCGCGGCCCTATCTTCTGCTTTGCTGAGTCCAGCAAAACTCATTTTGGTCCCTTTGATATAATCCTGTGGTTTCGTTAAGAAAGTATTTAAACTTGCTGAATCCCAGGAAGCTGTACCGGTAAATCCTTTCATTGCATCCGAATAAGGGAAGCCATCGTGGGCACCAGGTTTTCTGCCGACAATACCCCAGAGGGCTGGGCCGACCTTGTTAGGTCCGTCTTTATCGAATGAATGGCACGACGTGCATTTTTTGGAAATCGCTTCACCTTTTTTAGGATCGGCACTAGCAAGAACTTGCTCAAAAGGAACCTCAGGTTCTGCGCTTTTGGCAGCACCAGAGCTAGCATTATTTTCAACGGCGATTTGGAAACCTCGCTTGGCTTCCGTATGCGTAGCGCTTTCTGCGCTTTCGCCGCCTTCATCTTTAAAATAAAGTGCCTCAGCTACGGTACCGCATACCAGCATAACCAATCCAGTTACCAAAATAGCAGCGGCTATTTTATTGAATTCAATTCCTTTCATGAGACCTATCCTCAATATTAAAACAAACGTTGATAATTGTTTATAACATGGCTAGCAGAAAGTCTGCAAGCCTAAATATAAAAAATCATGGGAAATACACTTATGTATAAAACAGATTGCCTCGGTAAAATGCCGTCATTTGAGTGAGGATATGTGGCGGATATACACCACTTAAGCAAAAGATGTTCGAGGTGGCGAGAAGTGCTTGTCAAGATTACGTGAAGATGATAGATTGAGTGGAAGGTTTTGAGTGTGTGCGCTCGCCGTAAGATTTGCGACTCGGGGTTACATTAAGCATGTTATAGTGTAATTCCAGGGTATTTAATATCGGAGATTCATATGAAGTCGTTGTTGCGTAAGGTATTGCTATCTGTAGCCTCCTTAATCGTTTCGGTCATGAGTTTTAGTGCGGATGCACAACAGGAACAAAGTGATTCCTCAAAAGAGCGACGTTATGTAACCATTGGAACCGGTGGTATATCAGGGGTTTATTATCCTACGGGTGGTGCCATTTGCCGTCTGGTTAACCGTGGTCGGGCGAAAGTGCACGGTATCCGTTGCTCTGTTGAATCAACCGGCGGTTCTATTTATAACATTAATGCATTACGCACAGGTGAGCTCGACATCGCCTTGACCCAGTCAGATTGGCAATATCATGCCTATAATGGTACAAGTTTCTTTAGCCCGCAAGGACCGGACCGTAATTTGCGCGCATTATTTTCACTTCATACCGAGGCGTTTACCATTGTGGTTAGAAATGATTCTGGTATCAAAAAATTAGAAGATCTTAAAAATAAACGGGTTAACGTCGGTAATCCAGGTTCGGGTACCCGTGCGACCATGCAAGAACTAATGAAGTATCTTGGTTGGACGATGAAAGATTTCAAACTGGCTTCTGAGCTTCGTGCGTCAGAGCAGCCTCACGCTTTATGCGATAATAAAATCGATGTGATGATTTACAGTGCGGGTCATCCAAATGGTGCAGTACAGGAAGTCTCTAAATTATGTAACGTAAGGTTGATCAATGTTGAAGGACCTGCGGTGGATAAAATGATCAAAGATTCTCCGTTCTACGCGATGACCACCGTTCCAGGAGGCATGTATGCGGGAACACCGAATGATATTCGTACCTTTGGTATCAAAGCAACGATTATCACCTCTGCAAAAGTAAGTGATGATGTTATTTATAATGTCGTCAAAGCCGTCTTTGATAACTTTGACGATTTCAAAAAGCTTCACCCGGTTTTTGCTAACCTCGATAAGAAGCGTTTGATTAAAGAAGGCAACACGGCTCCTTTGCATAATGGCGCTATCCGCTACTTCAAAGAAAAGAAATTGATGTAATGACATCGCACGCCTAATAGCTCTGCCTTTATTCCTTGATTTTAAAAGGTTTTTTCTATGGTTCAACAGCTGAGGAAGTCTGACGAGTTGGGGGGGACGCTCATATTAGACGATTTGGTTGTTGAAAATGATTGCGGTGGCAGACGACCGCGCGGATTGGTTTATATGATCATGATGTCGATCGCTTTTATGTGGTCGATATTTCAGTTATGGATTGCTTCGCCATTTCCCTATGATCTTCAATTGTTTATTATTGATTCGACCAATGTGCGTTATGTGCACTTGGCTTTTGCAAGTTTTCTTGCGTTTCTTGCGTATCCAGCCTTCAAAAGTTCGCCGCGACATTATGTTCCCGTTATAGATTGGTTGTTTGCATTTCTGGCGGTAGCGACAATTCTTTATATGTTTGTCGATTTTAACCATTTGTCACTGCGTCCTGGAATGCCGAATCATGTTGATATTGGTGTTTCTATCTTGGGAATAGTATTTTTGTTGGAAGCCACCAGACGAAGTCTGGGCGCACCATTGATGATTTTCTGTATCGCCTTCCTGATTTATATATTCATTGGTCCTTATCTGCCTGAACTGTTATCGCATCATAGTAACTCCCTGTCAAAACTGGCTTCACACCAGTGGTTATCGACAGAGGGAGTTTTTGGTGTTGCTATTGATGTGTCGGTGAGTTTTGTCTTTGTGTATGTACTGTTTAGTGCGATGTTAGAACGCAGTGGTGCAGGTAATTATTTTATTCAACTCTGTGTGGCGCTCCTTGGGCATTTAAGGGGAGGGCCAGCCAAAGCGGCAGTAATTGCTTCTGCTTTTCAGGGGATGATATCGGGCTCGTCTGTGGCGAACGTGGTTAGTTGCGGTATTTTTACGATTCCGTTAATGCGTCGCGTGGGATTTAGCAGGGAACGGGCAGCTGCAGTAGAAGTGGCTTCTTCTGTGAATGGTCAAATTATGCCGCCAGTGATGGGAGCTGCTGCTTTTTTAATGGCCGAATATTTAGGCATCCCTTATTCGGATGTTATTAAAAACGCCTTTATTCCTGCGGTCATTTCCTATATCGCTTTGTTTTATATAGTTCATATTGAAGCGGTGAAGAACAATATGCCCGTTTTGACGAAGCGCAGGCATTCTTCTTCGTTACTTTATTGGTTGGTCGTTGCCATGACGTCGGTGGGTATTTCTGCTTTTTGCTATACTACTTATTTAGCAATTAGCTGGCTTAAACATCGCTTTCCTGACGCATATTTCCCCTGGTTAATCGGTGGGATATTTGCCGCTTATATTTTGTTGATGTGGTATGAATCGCGCTTTGATGAATTAGAGCTGGATGATCCAGATAATCCAATTAAACAACTTCCTGGTTTTTGGGAAATTGCCCAGAAGGGGCTGCATCATTTATTACCGATATCCGTGTTGGTATGGTTATTGATGGTTGAGCAAATGACGCCAGAGCTCGCCGCTTTTTGGGCGAGTTTAAGTATCATGTTTGTATTGTTGACGCAACGTTTTTTACGAGCATTTTTTAGAAAGGAAGCTGATCTCAGAAAAGCGCTTAAACGAGGCGTTAAAGATTTTTTCAGTGGCATGACCGATGGCGCTCGGAACATGGTCGTGATTGGCGTTGGTACCGGTGTTGCAGGTATCATTGTTGGAGCGGTAACACTCACTGGTTTTGGTCAGAGAATGACTGAAATTGTGGAAATTCTTTCTAATGGTTCTGTATTCGGTATGTTAGCGCTTACTGCCGTTGTTAGCCTTATTTTAGGCATGGGCTTACCCACTACGGCTACCTACGTGGTGGTTGCCACGTTGATGGCTCCTGTTATTACCGAGTTAAGTGCGCAAGGCGGAATGA from Alphaproteobacteria bacterium encodes:
- a CDS encoding adenosylhomocysteinase is translated as MSHLNTAINIHPSGHDYKVADISLAEWGRKEISIAEKEMPGLMALRAEYSQSKPLAGARITGCLHMTTETAVLIETLIHLGAEIRWSSCNIFSTQDQAAAAIAAAGIPVFAWKGETEEEYDWCIEQTIHGPNGWTPNMLLDDGGDLTQIVHQHYPDIAKQIKGVSEETTTGVLRLYDMAKQGKLCMPAINVNDSVTKSKFDNLYGCRESLPDGIKRATGIMLAGKKCVVAGYGDVGKGCAAALRGQGARVLITEIDPICALQAAMEGYEVLTMEDAAPIADIFVTATGNFGIITLEHMRAMKDQAIVCNIGHFDNEIDVASLQNLRWEEVKPQVDRIFFADGKSIILLAKGRLVNLGCAKGHPSFVMSTSFTNQVLAQLELWNHHHQYENKVYTLPKHLDEKVAWLHLEKLGVKLTTLSEEQASYIGVSPQGPFKPDHYRY
- the metC gene encoding cystathionine beta-lyase, with protein sequence MHDETRLVHTGRNPLKQQGAVNPPIVRASTVVFPSLNDYEKGGKGEAFYPVLSDAKGMDHSYGITGTSTVFAAATAVAEAEGGKYGLLTPSGLSAVTLALLSFLSAGDHVLITDAVYGPTRRFSKQTLQRLGVETTYYDPLIGEGIRDLIKPNTKVIFLESPGSLSFEVQDIPAIVAIAKEKNIITMIDNSWASPLYYKPFSHGIDVSIQALTKYVGGHSDLLAGSITTLEEKHFQTLYATYRSTGMAISPADCYLIQRGIRTLAVRLEKHFQSAQLVANWLANHPNVEQVWYPPHPSHPQHAIWKRDFLGGSGLIGFVLKEKHSHESVSQMVDPMKYFAIGASWGGYESLILDIDIQSARSVTSSRFKEIGTYLRIHVGLEHPDDLISDLKAGFARL
- a CDS encoding PAS-domain containing protein, which encodes MGIAFVALGAGGLMVGGLIGFAANYLLERIKQSPSVPFLPKGKHNPFGYVIWDINEKKAQVINLHTLLHIITPIRSLEQLASYFSGADQSHFLQACQDCIVKQHNFSMTLQTSIQDQNRFVDCYAHLDFTDIGKPHQITFYFWEVTPIIVQDQELQRHHTTLQQQAEHYLMLANAAPFPMWQRNENLDITFCNSSYCQAVDYHIGGTSEEKQAIPELCRTGRHLGQKALANKKTTSENHHVIIEGERRLFSIMEVPSSDFSSLNGYAIDITAQEVLTNDINSHIKAQSDFFESMTSAVALFSSDTRIQFYNHAFFALWGLDEQWLATHPTYSEFLSKLRDERKLPEQANFLIFKESQLKLFGELTSPHNEFYYLPNGNTLRVVAIPYAMGGLIFTYEDLTERLALERSYNTLIEVQRTSLDHLQEGVSVFGSDGKLKLFNPVYTKLWNHDPEWLLTQPHVSELVERSKDLYVYNTDWNSFKEHVISFINLSQPREEIIERRDGKVIRRSASPLPDGGSMFSYVDITDSSLLERSLRERNEALEEADKVKAEFLANISYELRTPLTTIIGFSDMLLQGIHGSMAAKQHEYVEDIRFSSHYLLTLIDDILDLTSSDAGHLKLDMTHFDFYHTMQTVEPMFKDLTQRHHLTFHFDCPADIGFIEGDEGRITQVLVKLLHNAVFYNQLGGQVSLGAKTTHDHWIEFWVEDGGIGIAQDDIPHLFDRFFRSSHAKVSGVKGTGLGLSVAKNIIDMHGGTITITSTLGQGTSVTCRLPRQHQQREPIKHDA
- a CDS encoding alpha/beta hydrolase, encoding MIKLIAIILIAYSALCLGMFLFQRRIVFRPEIAIMNPHDFKLDSASRLSLETTDSVKLTAWYIAPKGTGYPTMVYFHGNKGHIGDRAEKLRAFSQLGLGILAISYRGYGDSKGTPTEQGLYEDGRAALRYLIHNLALPLDHIVIYGESLGSGVAVHMATEFPVKAIMLEAPYSSILDLAHENYPFIPTSLLLRDKFLSIRKIRSVHAPLLIMHGAEDQTIPIKFGKELYGVANEPKKAVFFDHYHHTDFEIGVLATCVKQFLQHYKALPEDTIQP
- a CDS encoding YihY/virulence factor BrkB family protein; the protein is MAWSTTQFLSCFYKAARDLILHDGVEHSGYLSFLALLSFFPFLVFFVSVLGAIGDTSLAYLFIEYVFGTIPPQFTEALQARIHEILSGPPQGLLTLAIVGAIWTASSSVEGLKTILNRAYRVGTPPNYLLRRFFSIIEFFSITVALFIAMVAFIFLPALWIKIHSLLHTNAFDLTVSTIRTLVAGFILFIGISILYYMLPNCRQRSLTVLPGAFLVVIGWLGAANILTLYISHFHQVNIIYGSLGGMIITLLFFYIVNMIFIYGAEFNYHFERMFGITPNEKKLVPANETPTKLDKDSLKK
- a CDS encoding PAS domain-containing protein, yielding MEQRLNDRLSNYWNRLCKDGRIPAIESFNSGAMADIWQQCAKISVTEAGTRTYYFEFMGESLAKVLGKSMSGERVIANMLTSPKFKLIHHLDSLVAKTQPTTEEGQFVNEKSKVVKYRSIILPFGKDNEHITHFILGVSWREF